GGTCAAGGGAGTGCTCGGCCCCCTCATGGGCGACCTGCTCCCGAAGGGGTAAAGGAGGAAGGAGATCATGGAAGAGAGCAAGATCCGTAAGTATGTGCGGGACCGGTACGCCGGCATCGCACGGCAGGGATCTTCCTGCTGCGGCCCGGAGACTTCCTGTGGGTGCACCGTTACGCCGGAAGATGCAAGCCAGAGGATCGGCTATTCGGAGGAAGAGCTCAAGGCGGTCCCGCCGGGATCCAACCTGGGCCTGGGATGCGGCAATCCAATCGCTTTGGCCTCCCTCAAGGAAGGGGAGACGGTCCTGGACCTGGGCTCGGGGGCGGGCTTCGACTGCTTCTTGGCGGCCCGCGAGGTCGGCCCGTCAGGGCGTGTGATCGGCGTGGACATGACCCCGGAAATGGTCGGGAAGGCCCGGGAGAACGCCCGAAAAGGCAACTATGAAAATGTCGAGCTCCGGCTTGGGGAGATCGAGAACCTGCCCGCAGCCGACGGTTCCGTGGATGCCGTCATCTCCAACTGCGTCATCAACCTTTCCACGGACAAGGAAAGGGTCTTCGCAGAGGCGTACCGGGTGCTCAAGCCGGGGGGGAGGGTCATGATCTCGGACATCGTGCTTTCGCGGGATCTTCCGGAGGCCCTGGCCGGGTCGCTTGCTGCGTACGCCGGCTGCATCGCTGGGGCTGTCAGGAAAGACGATTACATACGGCTCTTGGAAAAGGCGGGGTTCCGGGATGTACGGGTCGTCCAGGAGAGTCCGTTCGAGGTCGGGGTGGACGAGGCGGATACCTATGTAAAAACCATTGCCGAGAATTTCCATGTCCCCGTGGAAGCGGTGCGGGAGGCGGCCGGGACGATCCTGAGCATATCCGTCTTTGGCGCAAAACCGGCGTAGCCGGTTGGAGAATGAACGTACCGGCTACATCCGACAGTCACTTGCAGGAGCGTACCCATGCTATGAAATGCGCCCTGCGTGGCGGGGATGAGCGTGCGTGTTTCGGGAGCGTCTGGGGTTCGGCGGATTGGCAGGAGGGAGTATCGGCGCTTCTTGCGAAAAGAACGCCGCGATTCGGACAACCAGGAGGTGAGGCACGTGATTTCGCCGGACGAATTAAAACGAATAGGGCTGCAGAACGTGGAAATCGCTGCTGCTGATGTCAGGACGGACGATAAGGGATCTTTCCTGGAGATCTACGAGAAATTCCATCCGGGGATCCTTCGATTCCTGTCACGCCTCCTGGGTGAGAATGATGCGGAAGAGGTGGCTCAAGAGGTTTTCCTCAGGGTGGATCGGGGCCTTGAGGGCTTCCGGGGGGACTCCGCCATCGGGACCTGGATTTACAGGATAGCCC
The Deltaproteobacteria bacterium RBG_16_64_85 genome window above contains:
- a CDS encoding arsenite S-adenosylmethyltransferase, whose product is MEESKIRKYVRDRYAGIARQGSSCCGPETSCGCTVTPEDASQRIGYSEEELKAVPPGSNLGLGCGNPIALASLKEGETVLDLGSGAGFDCFLAAREVGPSGRVIGVDMTPEMVGKARENARKGNYENVELRLGEIENLPAADGSVDAVISNCVINLSTDKERVFAEAYRVLKPGGRVMISDIVLSRDLPEALAGSLAAYAGCIAGAVRKDDYIRLLEKAGFRDVRVVQESPFEVGVDEADTYVKTIAENFHVPVEAVREAAGTILSISVFGAKPA